The following are encoded in a window of Gramella sp. MT6 genomic DNA:
- a CDS encoding GlmU family protein: protein MNYILFDGPQRNDLLPFTFTRPVADIRIGVLTIREKWENLLEERTSTKTEDHLAGKWPLKVSEKNILIDSSVIPTKSLVEKIVSLNSNEKLIKGDKLIAYFQSGEKNIDVSSLEPINFEEEILTVDNTWDIFSKNGEAIELDFEMITKGRSSAKIDDSNFVKAVENIFIEEGAVVENCSLNASSGPIYIGKNATIMEGSLIRGPFAICQGAIIKMGAKIYGPTTVGPYCKVGGEVNNSVFFQNSNKGHDGFLGNSVLGEWCNIGADSNNSNLKNNYAEVRLWNYNTENFARTGLQFCGLIMGDHSKCGINTMFNTGTVVGVSANIFGSGFPRNFIPGFSWGGSAGTTTYKLEKALETMELVMKRRDVELTSHDRDILKHAFDYSAKWRKA from the coding sequence ATGAATTATATTCTTTTTGATGGTCCTCAAAGAAATGACCTTCTTCCTTTTACTTTCACCAGGCCGGTTGCAGATATACGTATAGGCGTACTTACCATAAGAGAGAAGTGGGAAAATTTACTTGAAGAAAGAACTTCAACTAAAACGGAAGATCACCTTGCTGGAAAATGGCCTTTAAAGGTTTCTGAAAAGAATATTCTAATAGATTCATCTGTCATTCCAACCAAAAGTCTGGTAGAAAAGATCGTCTCTTTAAATTCCAATGAAAAGCTTATTAAAGGCGATAAGCTTATTGCTTATTTCCAAAGTGGCGAGAAAAATATTGATGTTTCTTCCCTGGAACCGATAAATTTCGAGGAAGAGATTTTAACAGTAGACAACACCTGGGATATATTTTCAAAGAACGGAGAAGCAATAGAGCTTGATTTTGAAATGATTACAAAAGGTAGGAGTTCTGCTAAAATTGATGATTCTAATTTTGTTAAAGCTGTAGAGAACATTTTCATTGAAGAAGGTGCAGTGGTTGAAAATTGCTCTTTAAATGCATCTTCAGGTCCTATTTATATTGGTAAGAATGCTACTATCATGGAGGGTTCTTTAATCAGAGGACCTTTCGCAATTTGCCAGGGTGCGATCATTAAAATGGGCGCTAAGATCTATGGTCCAACTACGGTGGGCCCTTATTGTAAAGTAGGAGGAGAAGTGAATAATTCAGTTTTCTTCCAGAATTCGAATAAAGGTCATGACGGCTTTCTGGGTAATTCTGTCCTTGGTGAGTGGTGCAATATTGGAGCAGATTCGAATAACTCCAATCTGAAGAACAACTATGCCGAGGTAAGGTTGTGGAACTATAATACCGAGAATTTTGCCAGAACAGGTTTACAGTTCTGCGGTCTCATTATGGGTGATCATAGTAAATGTGGGATTAATACCATGTTCAATACTGGAACTGTTGTTGGAGTAAGCGCAAATATCTTTGGAAGTGGTTTTCCTAGAAATTTTATTCCAGGTTTTAGCTGGGGTGGAAGTGCAGGAACAACAACATACAAACTTGAAAAAGCATTGGAAACAATGGAGTTGGTGATGAAAAGGCGTGATGTGGAGCTGA
- a CDS encoding type B 50S ribosomal protein L31, translating into MKQGIHPENYRLVAFKDMSNEDVFITKSTAKTKESIEVDGTEYPLVKLEISRTSHPYYTGQTKLVDSAGRIDKFKNKYSKFKKK; encoded by the coding sequence ATGAAGCAGGGAATCCATCCGGAAAATTATAGACTGGTAGCTTTTAAAGATATGTCTAACGAAGATGTATTTATTACAAAGTCTACAGCAAAGACAAAAGAAAGTATTGAAGTTGACGGAACAGAATACCCGTTGGTAAAACTGGAAATTTCCAGAACTTCTCACCCATACTACACAGGGCAGACTAAGCTTGTGGATAGTGCTGGTAGAATTGATAAATTCAAGAACAAATACTCAAAATTCAAGAAAAAATAA